TTTATCTATTCCAAAATATGAATATATAACTAATTCTAGATCTAAATTCATCACTGTAAAAGCTTTCAATATTTTTGGAAAAAAAATAATTTTACATGCAAAATCTATTTTATCTGTTTGCATACAACATGAAATAGATCATTTAAAAGGAATATTATTTATAGATTATTTATCTCCTTTAAAAAGAAATAGAATTGAAAAAAAAATTAAAAAAAATGAAAAATAAAAAAATTGTTTTTGCTGGAACAAACAAATTTTCTTCTGAACATTTACACGAATTACTTATAAATAAATTAAATATATTAAATGTAATTACCAAAAAAGATAATAAATTTAATAAAAAAAACAAAACTTTTTCTGAAGTAAAAAAAATTTCATTAAAAAATAAGTTAAATATAATTCAACCAAAATCTCTAAATTCAAAAAAAATTTATAAATATTTAAAAAAAAAAAAACCAGATATTATGATAGTAGTATCATATGGTTTATTAATACCTAAAAAAATAATTAATTTATTTACTTTTGGTTGTATTAATATACATACTTCACTCTTACCTAAATTAAGAGGACCTTCCCCAATACAATATTCTCTTATTCAAGGAAAAAAAAAAACTGGAATTACTATTATACAAATAAATGAAAAAATAGATTCAGGTGATATTTTATATCAAAAATCTTTAATAATAAAAAAAAACGAAACATATAAAACATTAATAAAAAAACTATCAATACTTGGAAAACAATCATTAATAAAATGTTTAAAAAAGATATTTTTAAAAAAAATTAAAAAAATTAAACAAAAAGAAAAAAATGCAACATATACAAAAAAAATTAATAAAATAGATGGATTAATAAATTGGAACTCAAGTGCAAAAAAAATAGAACAAAAAATTAGAGCATTTATTGTATGGCCAGGATCATTTTTTTTTATAAAAGAAATTATGATTAAAATTTGGAAAGTAAAAGTAGTAAAAAATTCCAATAAAAATATTCCTGGAAAAATTATTAAAATAAACAAGCATGGAATTTTTATTACAACAAAAAAAAATTTAATTAATATTAAAATACTTCAAATTCCAGGAAAAAAAAAAATTACAACTAAAAATATAATACATTCTTATAAAGATTTATTTAAAATAGGTACTAATTTAAATAAAAAACCATCATAAGAAATTAAAATAATATTTTTTAAATTAAAATAAAAAACAGAACGGCATCTTATGCCGTTTGTTTTTTATAAAATTTCTAAACATATAATTAATTTTAAGATTTACTTTTATTTTCTATTCTTTGTTCTCTGTTTACTAATAAAATATATGCCATTGGAGAGTTATCTCCAGATCGAAACCCACATTTTACAATTTTTATATACCCACCTGGCCTATTTAAAAAAAATGGACCTATATCTTTAAATAATTTATAAACAATAAAATTATTTCGAATTCTTGAAAATATTAATCTTCTATTGGATAAATTATCAATTTTAGAAATCGTAATAATTGGTTCTACTTTTCGTCTTAATTCTTTCGACTTAGCTAAAGTAGTTTTAATTTTCTCATATTTTATTAATGAACAAATTAAATTTTTTAACATAGCCTTTAAATGACTACTTTTTCTATTTAATTTACGACCAACTTTTTGATGTCGCATAATCTATCATATTCCTTTCTCTATGCATTTTTTATTCTTCTGTAATACTTTCAGGAGGCCAATTATGTAATTTAGTTCCTAAAAATAAATTTCGAGAAGATAATATATCTTTTATTTCAGTTAATGATTTTTTTCCCAGATTTGGAGTTTTTAATAAATCTACTTCAGTTTTTTGTATTAAATCTCCAATATAATGTATAGATTCTGCTTTTAAACAATTTGCAGATCGAACGGTTAATTCTAAATCATCAACAGGTTTTAATAAAATTGGATCAAATTCAGGTTTTATAACTTTTTCTACTGGTTTACAAATATCCTTTAAATCTACAAAAGATTCTAATTGATCTGATAAAATAGTAGCTGCTTTTCTAATAGATTCTTCTGGATCAATAGTTCCATTAGTTTCCAATTCTATAATTAATTTGTCTAAATCGGTTCTTTGTTCTACTCTAGCAGCTTCAACTTGATAAGAAACACGATCAATAGGACTATAACATGCGTCTATTAATAATCTACCTATATAACTTTCATTATCTTCAGTTTTTATTCGAGAAGAAGCAGGAGAATATCCTCGACCTCTTTGAACTTTAATCTTCATATTTATAGATGCATTATCATCTGTTAAATTGCATATAACATGACTTAACTTAACAATTTCAACGCTTGAATCACATTTTATATCAGATGCAGTAACAACACCTATTCCTTTTTTTTTTAACATTAAATAAGAAGAATTTTTTCCATGAATTTTAACAGCTAATTTTTTTAAATTTAGTAATATCTCTAATATATCTTCTTTAATTCCTTCTTTAGTGCTATATTCATGCAAAATTCCATCTATTTCAACTTCTGTCACAGCGCATCCAGGCATAGAAGATAAAAGAATTCTACGTAACGCATTTCCTAATGTATGCCCAAAACCTCTTTCTAAGGGTTCTAAAGTAACTTTAGAATGAGTTAAGCTGAATTTTTTAATATCAACTAAACGAGGTTTTAAAAAATTTATTAATAAATCTGACATTATGTGAAACCTTTAAAAAATATTATTTAGAATAAAGCTCTACAATTAAATGTTCATTTATTTCAGATGATAAATCTGATCTATCTGGAATTCTTTTAAAAACTCCTTTCATTTTTTTTACATTTACTTCTATCCAAGATGCTAATTCTTTTTGTTCAAACAATTCTAAAGAAGCTTGTATTCTTAAATGTTTTTTAAATTTTTTTCGTACTTCAATAACATCATTTACAGAAACTTGAAATGAAGGTATATTTACAATTACATTATTTACAGTAATAGATTTATGATTTACTAATTGCCTAGCTTCAGACCTAGTTGAACCAAATCCCATTCTATAAACTATATTATCAAGTCTATTTTCTAATATCTGTAACAACTTTTCTCCAGTATTTCCTTTATATTTTGAAGCCATTTTATAATAATTACAAAATTGTTTTTCTAATACACCATATAATCTTCGTACTTTTTGCTTCTCTCGTAATTGTACTCCATAATCTGATAATCTTTGTTTTCTTATTCCATGTTGTCCTGGTAAATGATCAATTTTGCATTTTGATCCAATAGGCCTTAATCCAGATTTTAGATATAAATCAGTTTTTTCTCTTCGACTTAATTTTAATTTTGGACCTAAATATTTTGCCATAATATTCTCTATCAAAACTTTAATAAAAAATTACACTCTTCTTTTTTTAGGAGGTCTACATCCATTATGAGGAATAGGTGTAACATCAGTAATATTTGTAATACGAAATCCTGCAGAATTTAAAGCTCTAATCGTAGACTCTCTTCCTGGTCCAGGACCTTTTACCATTACATCTAAATTTTTTATACCATAATCTTTAATTTTTTCTGCGCATTTTTCTGCAGCTACTTGTGCTGCAAAAGGTGTAGATTTTCTAGATCCTCTAAATCCAGAACCTCCAGACGTTGCCCAACCTAAAGAATTTCCTTTTTTATCGGTAATAGTAACAATTGTATTATTAAAAGAAGCATAAATATGTGCAATACCATCTGTTATTTGTTTTTTAATACGTTTTTTTATTCGAATCTTTTTTTTTGGCATAATTCTAAATACCTAAATTATTTTTTTATTAATTTACGAGGGCCTTTTCTAGTACGTGCATTAGTTTTTGTCCTCTGTCCACGAACAGGTAATTTTCTACGATGACGAACTCCTCGATAACACCCAAGATCTATTAATCGTTTAATTTTTAATGTTTTTTCTCTTCTTAAATCACCTTCTACTACAAATTTTAATACAATAGATCTTAATTCTTCTAATTTTTCTTTATCTAATTTAGAAACATATACACATTCATCTATTTTTAAAGAACGACAAATTAATCTAGAACGAGATTTACCTATTCCATAAATCGATGTTAAAGAAATTATTATACGT
The window above is part of the Buchnera aphidicola (Periphyllus testudinaceus) genome. Proteins encoded here:
- the fmt gene encoding methionyl-tRNA formyltransferase codes for the protein MKNKKIVFAGTNKFSSEHLHELLINKLNILNVITKKDNKFNKKNKTFSEVKKISLKNKLNIIQPKSLNSKKIYKYLKKKKPDIMIVVSYGLLIPKKIINLFTFGCINIHTSLLPKLRGPSPIQYSLIQGKKKTGITIIQINEKIDSGDILYQKSLIIKKNETYKTLIKKLSILGKQSLIKCLKKIFLKKIKKIKQKEKNATYTKKINKIDGLINWNSSAKKIEQKIRAFIVWPGSFFFIKEIMIKIWKVKVVKNSNKNIPGKIIKINKHGIFITTKKNLINIKILQIPGKKKITTKNIIHSYKDLFKIGTNLNKKPS
- the rplQ gene encoding 50S ribosomal protein L17, with translation MRHQKVGRKLNRKSSHLKAMLKNLICSLIKYEKIKTTLAKSKELRRKVEPIITISKIDNLSNRRLIFSRIRNNFIVYKLFKDIGPFFLNRPGGYIKIVKCGFRSGDNSPMAYILLVNREQRIENKSKS
- the rpoA gene encoding DNA-directed RNA polymerase subunit alpha encodes the protein MSDLLINFLKPRLVDIKKFSLTHSKVTLEPLERGFGHTLGNALRRILLSSMPGCAVTEVEIDGILHEYSTKEGIKEDILEILLNLKKLAVKIHGKNSSYLMLKKKGIGVVTASDIKCDSSVEIVKLSHVICNLTDDNASINMKIKVQRGRGYSPASSRIKTEDNESYIGRLLIDACYSPIDRVSYQVEAARVEQRTDLDKLIIELETNGTIDPEESIRKAATILSDQLESFVDLKDICKPVEKVIKPEFDPILLKPVDDLELTVRSANCLKAESIHYIGDLIQKTEVDLLKTPNLGKKSLTEIKDILSSRNLFLGTKLHNWPPESITEE
- the rpsD gene encoding 30S ribosomal protein S4 — its product is MAKYLGPKLKLSRREKTDLYLKSGLRPIGSKCKIDHLPGQHGIRKQRLSDYGVQLREKQKVRRLYGVLEKQFCNYYKMASKYKGNTGEKLLQILENRLDNIVYRMGFGSTRSEARQLVNHKSITVNNVIVNIPSFQVSVNDVIEVRKKFKKHLRIQASLELFEQKELASWIEVNVKKMKGVFKRIPDRSDLSSEINEHLIVELYSK
- the rpsK gene encoding 30S ribosomal protein S11; translation: MPKKKIRIKKRIKKQITDGIAHIYASFNNTIVTITDKKGNSLGWATSGGSGFRGSRKSTPFAAQVAAEKCAEKIKDYGIKNLDVMVKGPGPGRESTIRALNSAGFRITNITDVTPIPHNGCRPPKKRRV
- the rpsM gene encoding 30S ribosomal protein S13, producing MTRIAGINIPDNKRIIISLTSIYGIGKSRSRLICRSLKIDECVYVSKLDKEKLEELRSIVLKFVVEGDLRREKTLKIKRLIDLGCYRGVRHRRKLPVRGQRTKTNARTRKGPRKLIKK